GGCAGGAGTTTGGCCAGGTATCCCCTGTACTCCCAAGTATTCCGCCCGTCTTTCAGTATTACCGACACGGGGGACGCCTCCGCCTCGCTGAGCGAGAAACGGAAATCCACTGACACGGAAGCAGGGAAAGGCACAACAGCCTCATAGAGACTGTCCCCGGCAAGGGAGCCCAGAACATCGCCGGATCTGACCACACTGCCTGTTTCCATGGAAGAAGAAACAACAACAGCGCTGAACGGGGCATAATAAACGGTTTTGGCAAGGTTGCTTTTTGCGAGCCGGAGGTTGTTCTCAGCCTGATTAAGCTTTGCCTGCGCCTCTGCCTTCTGGAGAGCATAGTCCGCAAGCCTGCCCGGCTTTTCCGGGTTGTCCCTTCCATCGTTCCAGAGCTCCCATTCTCTGGCAGTTATGTCTGCCGAGTGCTCTATTTCAGCCAGATTCAGCTTTGCCGTGGCGAGAGCGGTTTCCGCCGCGCTCAGTTCCGCCTCATATGAAACAGATTCGATCCTGAACAGGACATCACCTTTACTGACTCTGCCGCCAGCTTCAAACGCGGGGTTCTTATATATTACTGTTCCGCTTGTTTCTGTTTTTATATCAATTGTCTTCTCAGCCTGAACCCTGCCGAATCCCTCTCTTTCCAGCGGGATAAAGGTCTTGGTACAGACTTCTGTGATCACCACAGGGGGAATGCGGACGGGTTCGGTTTTTTCAGGAACGGGGATGTTGGACATATAATACTTCCACACCAGAAGCGAAGCTCCGATGATCACAACCGGCAGCAGAATTTTTACTATGTTCTTCCTCATTTCCCGTCTCCTGATTTTTCCTTGTCAGCTATAAATTTTTCTTCCCAGCCGCTGCCCAGCGCACGGATAAGGCTTATCCTTGCACTCACCAGTTCACGCTCTGCGCCCAGAAGGGAGGTTTCCTGCTCCAGCATGCTTATTTCCGCTGAAATAAGGCTTCTAAGGGGTATAAGCCCGCCCCTGAACTTAAGGCTGCCCAGTTCATAAAGCGACCTGTTTTTTGCAGCAGTGCGCTCAAGCTCGGTGATTGATTTTTCTCTGTAGGCGTTTTCAAGCAGCCCTTTTTCTATGTCATGAAGTGCGGTGAGCACAGTCTGTCTGTATTTCAGTATGTATGAGTCAAGCTCAAGCTCCTTCACTGTGACAGCGGTTCTCTTTTTTCCGCCGTCAAAAACGGTGAACAGGGCATCAGCTACAAGGGAGAGGGCAAAGGCCTCCGGTCTGATAAGATTTGAGAGACTGTCCGAGCTGTAAACACCCGCTGCGGATATTGAGAGTGACGGGTATCTGTCCGCAATGGCAGAGGCAAGCTGCCTGTCTGTGCGGTAAATGGCATATTCGGCGGCTTTTATGTCTGCTCTGGCAGCAATCACCTCAGCAGGTATGGCGTAAGGCACATCGGGAATGCGCACATTCTTCCATCCTGCGGGCAGTTCGGGCAGTTCCGCCCCGCGTCTGGCCAGCATGAGGCCTATCTCCTCACGGAGGCTGTTTATGGATGATTCGGATGAGGCTTTGTTTATGCGCACAGTCTCAAGCTTTTTTTCAGATTCATATACGTCCTCAAGGGTTCCGAGTCCTGATCTGAAAGCGTTTCTGTCTGCTGTAACCAGCTTTTCGTATAACTTTTCGAGGGAGGTGAGCTTTAAGAGGCGTTCTGTTTCATAACGGTAGAGGAAATATCTGTCTGCAAGTTCTGCTGAAAGGGAAAGGTACTGACCGCGGAGGGTCATTCCGGCATATGCCGCATCATATCCGGCGGCTGAGACAAGGCTTGAGCTCCTGCCCCATATATCCGCCTCCCACGAGGCTCTGGCAGAGAGTTCATACTCATCCTGCCACCTCCTGCTCCCGCCTGTTTCGCGGGATATGTCCGAAGCGCCCGCTCCCGCTGTAACTCTGGGGAGT
The genomic region above belongs to Geovibrio ferrireducens and contains:
- a CDS encoding efflux RND transporter periplasmic adaptor subunit, giving the protein MRKNIVKILLPVVIIGASLLVWKYYMSNIPVPEKTEPVRIPPVVITEVCTKTFIPLEREGFGRVQAEKTIDIKTETSGTVIYKNPAFEAGGRVSKGDVLFRIESVSYEAELSAAETALATAKLNLAEIEHSADITAREWELWNDGRDNPEKPGRLADYALQKAEAQAKLNQAENNLRLAKSNLAKTVYYAPFSAVVVSSSMETGSVVRSGDVLGSLAGDSLYEAVVPFPASVSVDFRFSLSEAEASPVSVILKDGRNTWEYRGYLAKLLPGADETTGMVRAVVRIPLTKTNLNEKPVPAIGMNIKAVLRTREPEERIVISEAALREGSQVWAVDSGKLRVIPVSVHSYKGDRVILSSGLEGGEELIISRLRGAVDGMDVTVREADNSTLSGSSK
- a CDS encoding efflux transporter outer membrane subunit yields the protein MKYVIAFVIIVSAALTACGAKEQSVKVQELKTDVPESFAGVSSGYVPDYSAEWWRVFDDTALDGLIREMFAANYELEDTYVSLEIKRAGVQSARADRLPRVTAGAGASDISRETGGSRRWQDEYELSARASWEADIWGRSSSLVSAAGYDAAYAGMTLRGQYLSLSAELADRYFLYRYETERLLKLTSLEKLYEKLVTADRNAFRSGLGTLEDVYESEKKLETVRINKASSESSINSLREEIGLMLARRGAELPELPAGWKNVRIPDVPYAIPAEVIAARADIKAAEYAIYRTDRQLASAIADRYPSLSISAAGVYSSDSLSNLIRPEAFALSLVADALFTVFDGGKKRTAVTVKELELDSYILKYRQTVLTALHDIEKGLLENAYREKSITELERTAAKNRSLYELGSLKFRGGLIPLRSLISAEISMLEQETSLLGAERELVSARISLIRALGSGWEEKFIADKEKSGDGK